One genomic region from Spirulina subsalsa PCC 9445 encodes:
- a CDS encoding YgiT-type zinc finger protein, whose protein sequence is MNLPSLKARDSHIDSYLDRSPRQNAITGLYKCEYCEGTINRFVERQAFKHRSRFVILENVTIGVGETCGNRYYSADILHAVEAVATGVRSPERTESIPVAHLKPN, encoded by the coding sequence TTGAACCTCCCATCGCTGAAAGCGAGGGATTCCCATATAGACTCTTATCTAGACCGAAGTCCCCGACAGAACGCCATTACTGGGCTGTATAAATGTGAGTATTGCGAAGGAACAATAAACCGTTTTGTTGAACGTCAAGCCTTTAAGCATCGGTCGAGATTTGTTATTCTCGAAAATGTGACCATTGGTGTTGGTGAAACCTGCGGCAATCGATATTATTCTGCCGATATTCTTCACGCAGTTGAGGCTGTGGCGACAGGAGTGCGATCGCCAGAACGAACAGAATCCATCCCCGTGGCTCACCTCAAACCGAATTAA
- the prmA gene encoding 50S ribosomal protein L11 methyltransferase produces the protein MANNWWEIKILCEPILEDMIFWRLEQFGCRGMAGEQRGNSWLITTYLDQESIQLLDLAALSLLLRQDALTLELPAPITKWSLIDEEDWSSSWKQYWEPQEIGDRFLIYPAWLTLPPDSDRVIVRLDPGAAFGTGTHPTTQLCLESLEIRITPNEPRQTLADIGCGSGILSIGAVLLGAERVYSVDIDPLAVRAAKSNRDLNQINPNQLSIHKGSVEIIPQLILEPVDGILCNILAEVILELIPQMTDLVKPKGWGIFSGILLEQAKPIADTLEAHGWIVATLWKRGEWCCFNVRRP, from the coding sequence ATGGCTAACAACTGGTGGGAAATCAAAATTCTCTGTGAACCGATTCTAGAAGATATGATCTTCTGGCGACTAGAGCAATTTGGTTGTCGTGGCATGGCCGGGGAACAACGGGGAAATTCTTGGTTAATCACCACCTATTTAGACCAAGAATCAATCCAGTTATTAGATTTAGCGGCACTCTCGTTGTTATTGAGACAAGATGCCCTCACCTTAGAACTGCCTGCACCGATCACGAAATGGAGTCTGATTGATGAGGAAGACTGGTCGAGTAGTTGGAAACAATACTGGGAACCCCAGGAAATTGGCGATCGCTTTTTAATTTATCCGGCTTGGCTAACCCTTCCCCCAGATAGTGATCGGGTGATTGTCCGACTGGACCCCGGCGCGGCCTTTGGCACCGGCACCCACCCCACCACCCAACTTTGTCTAGAATCTCTAGAAATCCGCATTACCCCCAATGAACCCCGTCAAACCCTAGCAGATATTGGTTGTGGTTCAGGAATTTTGTCCATTGGTGCGGTCTTATTAGGGGCTGAACGAGTTTATAGTGTGGATATCGATCCCTTGGCGGTTCGTGCCGCTAAAAGCAACCGCGATTTAAACCAAATCAACCCCAATCAACTCAGCATTCACAAGGGAAGTGTTGAGATTATTCCCCAACTGATCTTAGAACCCGTCGATGGCATTCTCTGCAATATTTTAGCGGAGGTGATTTTAGAACTGATTCCTCAGATGACGGACTTGGTAAAACCCAAAGGATGGGGAATTTTTAGTGGGATTTTATTAGAACAAGCTAAACCCATTGCCGATACTTTAGAAGCCCATGGTTGGATTGTGGCGACGCTTTGGAAGCGGGGGGAATGGTGTTGTTTTAATGTAAGACGACCGTGA
- a CDS encoding pseudouridine synthase: MPERVQKLISQWGIASRRQAETMILEGRVRLNGQVVHLGQKADPTQGDRLEVDGELLHPQNRPPFVYLLLNKPKGVLCTCDDPQKRKTVLDLLPPSLGRHQGIHPVGRLDGDSTGAVLLTNDGDLTLRLTHPRYHLPKTYEVWVQGCPRAATLEQWRRGVLLADQWTLPAEITVLASHPQQTLLEIVLREGRNRQIRRVAEQLGHQVLELHRTAIGTLQLADPQQPDLPTGHYRSLTKQEIWGQFAPVAL; the protein is encoded by the coding sequence ATGCCAGAACGGGTTCAAAAATTAATCTCTCAATGGGGTATTGCCTCACGTCGTCAAGCTGAGACTATGATCTTAGAAGGACGAGTGCGGTTAAATGGGCAAGTGGTGCATCTGGGTCAAAAAGCGGATCCCACCCAAGGCGATCGCCTAGAAGTAGATGGAGAACTGCTCCATCCCCAAAACCGTCCTCCGTTTGTATATCTTTTACTCAACAAACCCAAAGGAGTTCTCTGTACTTGTGACGATCCCCAAAAGCGCAAAACTGTTCTGGATCTTTTGCCCCCTAGTCTGGGTCGCCATCAAGGAATCCATCCCGTGGGGCGCTTAGATGGGGACTCCACCGGAGCCGTCTTGTTAACCAATGATGGCGATTTAACCTTAAGACTCACTCACCCCCGTTATCATCTCCCCAAAACCTATGAAGTTTGGGTGCAAGGCTGCCCCCGTGCGGCCACACTAGAACAATGGCGTAGAGGGGTTTTACTGGCAGATCAATGGACTTTACCCGCAGAAATCACTGTGTTAGCTTCTCATCCTCAACAAACGTTATTAGAAATTGTGTTACGAGAAGGTCGAAATCGCCAAATTCGCCGAGTGGCTGAACAACTCGGCCATCAGGTGTTAGAACTTCATCGTACAGCCATCGGCACCCTCCAACTGGCAGATCCTCAACAGCCTGACCTACCTACGGGTCATTATCGTTCCCTGACGAAGCAAGAAATTTGGGGGCAATTTGCCCCTGTAGCCCTTTAG
- a CDS encoding DUF2993 domain-containing protein has protein sequence MEINLRTMSPDESRLTSENLSSEPLDSQEKEGQSQLISKILSPAVQFWLRSQADKVEALQVKIHGRNRQILTGYLPKVSLSAQGAVYQGLHLSEVELTAENIRINLGEVLKGKPLRLLQPVPVMGHVRLEQSDLQASLDAPLLASALQDLFVSLGSLVTLGQQPPQHTDVSTDSPSVQIRWQTAEITPEEITVRGEWLQGKPSNSSVLLQTGLKILHGQILHLSPLTLQSDFTQHPPHELQIPLGSEVNLTTLSLTSGQLAVQGEILVSP, from the coding sequence ATGGAAATTAACCTGCGAACTATGTCCCCAGACGAATCACGTTTAACGTCAGAGAACCTATCCTCTGAACCCCTTGACTCCCAAGAGAAAGAGGGTCAAAGTCAGTTAATCAGTAAGATCCTTAGTCCGGCGGTGCAATTTTGGCTGCGATCGCAAGCGGACAAAGTTGAAGCGTTACAAGTTAAGATTCACGGGCGCAATCGGCAAATTTTAACCGGGTACTTACCCAAAGTATCTCTTTCTGCACAAGGGGCTGTCTATCAAGGCTTACACCTCAGCGAAGTTGAATTAACAGCCGAAAATATCCGGATCAATTTAGGTGAAGTCCTCAAAGGCAAACCCTTACGTTTATTGCAACCCGTCCCTGTTATGGGTCATGTCCGTTTAGAGCAATCGGATCTACAAGCCTCTCTTGATGCACCGCTTTTAGCCAGTGCCTTACAGGATTTATTTGTGTCCCTTGGCTCTCTTGTCACCTTGGGTCAACAGCCCCCCCAGCATACTGATGTCTCTACAGATTCACCTTCGGTACAAATTCGCTGGCAAACGGCCGAAATTACACCTGAAGAGATCACAGTACGGGGGGAATGGCTCCAAGGAAAACCATCGAACTCTTCCGTCTTACTGCAAACCGGATTAAAAATCCTTCACGGTCAAATTTTACACCTTTCTCCCCTCACCTTGCAATCAGACTTTACCCAGCATCCACCCCATGAATTGCAAATTCCCTTGGGATCCGAGGTAAACCTGACCACATTGAGTCTAACGTCAGGACAGTTAGCTGTTCAGGGGGAAATTTTAGTTTCGCCTTAA
- a CDS encoding helix-turn-helix domain-containing protein yields the protein MSRKIHLTASQGEKLRELGSYLHEIRRKQALSLEEVSQKTRIQVRLLRAIEEADTNVLPEPIYIRALIKQFADALELNGADFASAFPTQYQVKPMKPAWRESTPTQLRPFHLYWIYIAVLVSAVSGLSMLVQKSNLQLAGDNPPVDSLAPLSDDTAQPSSQQISPTIEAVNRLENSLNPNTLGENNPVSNRVVVSMKLQDDCWLRVVADGAVAYEGILQKGEERTWEAEKSLKITAGNAGGVVITFNNEEARPLGSPGAVQTVTYQTPNPQS from the coding sequence ATGAGCAGAAAAATTCACTTAACGGCAAGCCAAGGGGAAAAACTTAGGGAACTCGGCTCTTATCTCCACGAAATCCGCCGGAAACAAGCCTTATCCCTAGAAGAAGTATCCCAAAAAACTCGGATTCAGGTTCGTCTACTGCGGGCGATTGAGGAAGCGGATACAAATGTTTTGCCAGAACCGATTTATATTCGGGCATTAATTAAGCAATTTGCCGATGCTTTAGAGTTAAATGGGGCGGACTTTGCTAGTGCCTTCCCCACTCAGTACCAAGTCAAGCCGATGAAACCTGCTTGGCGAGAATCGACTCCCACTCAATTACGCCCATTTCATCTCTACTGGATTTATATTGCGGTGTTAGTCAGTGCGGTGAGTGGTTTGTCCATGCTGGTGCAGAAATCGAACTTACAACTGGCGGGGGATAATCCCCCGGTGGATAGTCTTGCTCCCTTGTCTGACGATACGGCTCAACCCTCTTCCCAGCAAATTAGCCCTACCATTGAGGCCGTTAATCGTTTAGAAAATTCATTAAATCCGAACACTCTTGGGGAAAATAACCCGGTTTCTAATCGAGTGGTGGTGTCGATGAAGTTACAAGATGATTGTTGGTTGAGAGTAGTGGCCGATGGTGCGGTGGCCTATGAGGGGATTTTACAGAAAGGAGAGGAACGGACTTGGGAGGCGGAAAAGTCCCTGAAAATCACGGCGGGTAATGCGGGGGGCGTGGTGATTACGTTCAATAATGAGGAAGCGCGTCCTCTGGGCAGTCCGGGGGCGGTGCAAACGGTGACCTATCAAACGCCTAATCCTCAGTCTTGA